In Temnothorax longispinosus isolate EJ_2023e chromosome 10, Tlon_JGU_v1, whole genome shotgun sequence, a single window of DNA contains:
- the LOC139820872 gene encoding uncharacterized protein has protein sequence MWKMFTLNGNYKWVDALPRLVTDYNARKHRTIGMRPVDVTPAIAERPLGYTPNCTTEVFKIVKVQRTNPVTYLLEDYRGKSVAGAFYEYELHRATYPDVYLVEKVLRKRGDEVYVK, from the exons atgtgGAAGATGTTTACGCTCAATGGAAATTACAAGTGGGTCGACGCCTTGCCGCGACTCGTGACGGATTACAACGCGCGCAAGCATCGAACGATCGGCATGCGACCCGTCGACGTTacccccgcgatcgccgaAAGACCCTTGG GTTATACGCCGAATTGTACCACCGAGGTGTTTAAGATTGTTAAAGTGCAACGTACCAATCCCGTAACCTATCTACTCGAGGACTATCGTGGAAAATCCGTCGCTGGAGCGTTCTACGAGTATGAGTTGCATCGCGCGACTTATCCTGACGTGTATCTCGTGGAGAAAGTACTGCGCAAGAGGGGTGACGAGGTTTACGTGAAATAG